In the Fibrobacter sp. UWR3 genome, one interval contains:
- a CDS encoding NAD(P)H-hydrate dehydratase, protein MKLLDQFSFTELMPVLSTEGMRALDKAAKEALAKDVRQTDAPIEGETRAAIEAGYELMKQAGAALFKKVVEVLDAYRGAGNAPRSVAVFVGGGNNGGDGLVLAKLLIEAGIPCTTYSLAAASKFQNEAKMALEDFSQAGGRLIAYSPADDSLSQAETASEGLARAETAPESLPQAPRFAGFTLAIDCMLGNGAHGELRELYAAAVRDIAASKVAVVAADAPTGYDSQEHVRREPCIHALETLMFGFPRLDAYTREGGPAFGEASVAPLGYPAGIVEQFNENTFLATESLIPQMLPERDDWGDKCKHGCAMIVAGSGDMPGAAALCTQAALRSGAGLVTLASPEAVMPVLQAKLSEPVFVNLQDIAGQDADSTDDRATALSPAHIPQILEKAKHNQALAIGPGLGSAECTRDAVIEILPQLNCPLVIDADALNAIATHNKTSASPTSGAASYLHSIETAAILTPHRREFERLFGALPTNDIDIPKLLRDIARNTKKVILLKGAPTFVAVPDGRVFIAPAHNSGLAKGGSGDVLTGIITALLAQGLPTCEAAVLGALLHQKAGRIARTKMGAFSMLPSDVIDALSQAFGR, encoded by the coding sequence ATGAAACTCCTCGACCAGTTCAGCTTTACGGAACTCATGCCCGTCCTCTCGACCGAGGGGATGCGTGCACTTGACAAGGCGGCCAAGGAAGCGCTCGCCAAGGACGTTCGCCAGACAGACGCCCCAATTGAAGGTGAGACGCGCGCGGCGATTGAGGCCGGTTATGAACTGATGAAACAGGCGGGAGCCGCGCTGTTCAAGAAGGTGGTCGAGGTTTTAGATGCTTATCGCGGGGCCGGGAATGCACCGCGATCGGTGGCGGTGTTTGTCGGCGGGGGCAACAACGGGGGTGACGGGCTCGTACTTGCGAAGTTGCTTATCGAAGCGGGAATCCCCTGCACAACGTATTCGCTTGCCGCCGCAAGCAAGTTCCAGAACGAAGCCAAGATGGCTTTAGAGGATTTTTCGCAGGCGGGCGGAAGGTTGATTGCCTATTCGCCGGCCGATGACAGTTTATCGCAGGCAGAAACTGCGTCGGAAGGTTTGGCGCGGGCTGAAACTGCGCCGGAAAGTTTACCGCAGGCTCCAAGATTCGCGGGCTTCACGCTGGCCATAGATTGCATGCTCGGGAACGGAGCGCACGGCGAACTGCGGGAACTGTACGCAGCCGCGGTCCGCGACATTGCCGCGTCGAAGGTCGCGGTTGTCGCGGCCGACGCCCCTACCGGATACGACTCCCAGGAACACGTGCGTCGCGAACCCTGCATACACGCACTTGAAACCCTGATGTTCGGGTTCCCGCGGCTGGATGCATACACGCGCGAAGGCGGGCCCGCATTCGGGGAAGCCTCGGTCGCGCCGCTCGGCTACCCCGCAGGCATCGTCGAGCAGTTCAACGAAAACACGTTCCTCGCCACCGAATCGCTCATCCCGCAAATGTTGCCCGAGCGCGACGACTGGGGCGACAAATGCAAACATGGCTGCGCCATGATTGTAGCAGGTTCGGGCGATATGCCGGGAGCCGCCGCGCTCTGCACGCAGGCCGCCCTCCGGAGCGGCGCCGGCCTCGTGACCCTCGCGAGCCCCGAAGCCGTGATGCCCGTACTGCAAGCGAAACTCTCGGAACCCGTATTCGTGAACCTGCAAGATATCGCAGGTCAAGATGCGGATTCCACGGACGACCGCGCCACAGCACTCTCGCCCGCGCACATCCCGCAAATTCTCGAGAAAGCGAAGCACAACCAGGCACTCGCCATCGGGCCGGGGCTAGGGAGCGCCGAATGCACGCGCGACGCCGTAATCGAAATACTCCCGCAGCTCAACTGCCCGCTGGTCATCGACGCCGACGCGCTGAACGCCATCGCCACACACAACAAGACATCCGCAAGCCCCACTTCGGGCGCGGCATCTTACCTTCACAGCATCGAAACTGCGGCAATCCTCACGCCGCACCGCCGGGAATTCGAAAGGCTTTTCGGAGCGCTCCCGACAAACGATATCGACATACCCAAACTACTTCGTGACATCGCCCGCAACACGAAAAAGGTCATTCTCCTGAAGGGAGCGCCCACCTTCGTCGCCGTTCCCGACGGACGCGTGTTCATCGCGCCCGCACACAACTCGGGCCTCGCCAAGGGCGGCTCGGGCGACGTGCTTACCGGCATCATCACGGCTCTGCTCGCACAAGGCTTGCCCACCTGCGAAGCCGCCGTGCTCGGTGCGTTACTGCACCAAAAAGCGGGTCGCATAGCCCGCACAAAAATGGGAGCATTCAGCATGCTCCCAAGCGATGTCATCGACGCACTGTCGCAAGCATTCGGTCGATAA
- a CDS encoding fibrobacter succinogenes major paralogous domain-containing protein: MKWRIFALAALLCLAACGDDDSDFATRPDGKESSSSGASSSSISPKSSDSKTKNDGSEYDADNNTLTDFRDGQIYKTVTIGDQVWMAENLNYAYTDVPYKNTYRDTLYTSDSTSWCYGNDPANCFKYGRLYTWAAAMDSVGEWGTNGKGCGYNVTCTLTYPVRGICPEGWHLPDTTEWNTLFVAVGDQSTPCEILKSTSGWDDGGNGTDAYSFSALPAGNRGYSEDFYNAGYDASFWSSTEFLSYGAYLMSLYHYNDVNADVGSSDKYSGFSVRCLKD; the protein is encoded by the coding sequence ATGAAATGGAGAATTTTTGCCCTGGCTGCATTATTGTGTCTGGCCGCCTGCGGCGATGACGACAGCGATTTTGCGACACGTCCGGACGGGAAGGAATCGTCGTCTAGCGGGGCTTCTTCTTCGAGCATCTCGCCGAAATCGAGCGATAGCAAGACAAAAAACGATGGCAGCGAGTATGATGCGGATAATAATACCCTTACGGATTTTCGCGACGGTCAAATTTACAAGACTGTAACCATCGGTGACCAAGTATGGATGGCGGAAAATCTGAATTACGCATATACTGACGTCCCCTATAAAAACACCTATAGGGATACCCTCTATACCTCCGATTCCACTAGTTGGTGCTATGGCAATGACCCAGCCAACTGTTTCAAGTATGGTCGTCTTTATACGTGGGCAGCCGCGATGGACAGCGTAGGCGAGTGGGGTACGAATGGCAAGGGGTGCGGCTATAATGTGACATGTACACTGACTTATCCGGTGCGCGGCATTTGTCCCGAAGGTTGGCATTTGCCAGATACAACGGAATGGAATACGTTGTTTGTTGCAGTCGGGGACCAATCGACGCCGTGCGAGATACTCAAGTCTACGAGCGGCTGGGACGATGGCGGCAACGGTACGGACGCCTATTCTTTCTCGGCGTTGCCTGCTGGCAACAGGGGCTACAGTGAGGATTTCTACAATGCGGGCTACGATGCATCTTTCTGGAGTTCTACTGAATTCCTTAGCTACGGTGCGTACCTCATGAGCTTGTACCACTACAACGACGTCAATGCGGACGTGGGCTCCAGCGACAAGTACAGCGGTTTTTCTGTCCGTTGCCTCAAGGATTAG
- a CDS encoding polysaccharide lyase family 1 protein, giving the protein MGCNSLKMSLSALLVCGATVVGTATSAFAVTSPDFPMAGFATQNGGTTGGKGYSEVTVDNVSDLKSYAKAGNKIIYVKPGTYMGPVEVGSNVTIYGYQGAIIAQPSSGSAMKLSGSKNVIIRNLKFKGVGAHDDDDEDCLQVNHESKNVWIDHVDVYDGHDGNLDITNASDYVTISWTKFSYTSASTGHQFSNLIGNSKTKTSDRGHLNVTIHHTWWADGVVERMPRVRFGKVHVANNLFDSKDASYCVRAAIEADIRIERNVFIGVQKALDLYTSDGAITAAQMIENYEENVKKPQAGTGTAFKPSYSMSLTDVSTQAKAYALRDSIKLYAGATLPDPGSSPVVTPASSSSAKSSSSIASSSSQAKSSSSVVPASSSSAKSSSSQTPVAGEASLTKHGSGSTTQTVAAGESIAEFYYTIAGATGATVTGLPDGVSGTLKGSDFYISGTVSATVAPGAYKFTVTTTGATTNASKSGTITVTGNGTAPASSSSAKSSSSVTPQSSDSETDVSSSSEASDAIRGTDFALQFTVSTAGRLLQVQNAAGNTMAIFDMQGRLLLTKRIATSVESALLPHTGTFILKIGPRAMRVNAR; this is encoded by the coding sequence ATGGGTTGTAATTCGTTGAAAATGTCGCTCTCGGCGCTGCTTGTGTGCGGGGCGACGGTTGTCGGTACGGCGACTTCCGCGTTCGCGGTCACTTCGCCGGACTTCCCGATGGCGGGATTTGCCACGCAGAATGGCGGCACCACGGGCGGCAAGGGATATTCCGAGGTCACGGTGGACAACGTGAGTGACCTTAAGAGCTACGCCAAGGCGGGCAACAAGATTATTTACGTGAAGCCGGGTACATACATGGGTCCGGTGGAAGTCGGTAGCAACGTGACGATTTACGGTTACCAGGGCGCCATCATCGCACAGCCCAGCTCGGGTAGCGCCATGAAGCTGAGCGGCTCGAAGAACGTCATCATCCGCAACCTGAAATTCAAGGGCGTGGGCGCGCATGACGACGACGACGAGGATTGCCTCCAGGTGAATCACGAATCGAAGAACGTGTGGATTGACCACGTAGACGTGTATGACGGTCACGATGGCAACCTGGACATTACCAACGCCTCGGACTACGTGACGATTTCGTGGACCAAGTTCAGTTACACTTCGGCATCGACCGGCCACCAGTTCAGCAACCTGATTGGTAACAGCAAGACAAAGACGAGCGACCGCGGGCACCTGAACGTGACGATTCACCATACGTGGTGGGCGGACGGCGTGGTGGAACGCATGCCGCGCGTGCGCTTTGGCAAGGTGCATGTGGCGAACAACCTTTTCGACAGCAAGGACGCGAGCTACTGCGTGCGTGCGGCCATCGAGGCGGACATCCGCATCGAAAGGAACGTGTTCATTGGCGTGCAGAAGGCGCTTGACCTCTACACGAGCGATGGCGCTATCACGGCGGCGCAGATGATCGAAAATTACGAAGAGAACGTGAAGAAGCCGCAAGCCGGTACGGGCACGGCGTTCAAGCCGAGCTATTCCATGAGCCTTACCGACGTGAGCACGCAGGCGAAGGCGTATGCCCTGCGCGATTCCATTAAGTTGTATGCAGGTGCTACACTCCCGGATCCGGGCAGCAGTCCTGTGGTGACTCCGGCAAGTTCGAGCTCGGCCAAGTCTAGCAGCAGCATTGCGTCCAGTTCTTCACAGGCGAAGTCCAGCAGCAGCGTTGTGCCTGCATCGAGTTCTTCTGCAAAGTCCAGCTCGTCGCAGACGCCTGTCGCGGGCGAGGCTAGCCTTACCAAGCACGGCTCGGGCAGCACCACGCAGACGGTTGCCGCAGGCGAATCGATTGCGGAATTCTACTACACGATCGCGGGCGCGACGGGTGCCACGGTGACGGGCCTTCCGGATGGCGTGTCGGGTACGCTCAAGGGTTCTGACTTCTACATTTCGGGAACGGTCTCTGCGACGGTGGCGCCGGGTGCGTACAAGTTCACCGTTACTACGACGGGCGCTACGACGAATGCCTCGAAGAGCGGGACCATTACCGTGACGGGGAACGGCACGGCGCCTGCATCGAGTTCCTCTGCAAAGTCCAGCAGTAGCGTCACACCGCAGTCGAGCGATAGCGAGACAGACGTGTCCAGCAGCAGCGAGGCTTCCGATGCAATTCGCGGAACAGATTTTGCCCTGCAGTTCACGGTCTCTACCGCAGGTCGCCTGTTGCAAGTCCAGAATGCAGCGGGCAATACGATGGCGATTTTCGACATGCAGGGCCGCCTGCTCTTGACAAAACGCATAGCGACTTCCGTCGAGTCGGCGCTACTCCCGCATACGGGAACGTTTATACTGAAAATCGGCCCGCGCGCCATGCGCGTGAATGCCCGCTAA
- a CDS encoding FprA family A-type flavoprotein, whose amino-acid sequence MKNFSENIKYIGVDDRDLDLFEGQYVVPEGMAYNSYVIVDEKIAVTDTVDAHKVGEWLANLDAALAGRKPDYLVIHHLEPDHAGGIADFVAKYPEATLVASAKAFALLPQFMALPESVKKQTVKEGETLSLGAHTLQFIGAPMVHWPEVLFSYEQSEKVLLSADAFGKFGVYDADPDDWACEARRYYFNIVGKYGNQVQAVLKKAATLDIKTICPLHGPVLTENLGYYIDKYNTWSSYAPEDKGVLVAYASIYGGTKKAAELLGEKLKAAGVEKVVVSDLARSDMAEVIEDAFRYDRMVVAAPTYDAGLFPVMEDFLNHLKAKNYSNRKVGIVENGTWAPMAAKKMTEILATLKNVTLAETVVTVKSTLSAESEAAMDKLVQELV is encoded by the coding sequence ATGAAGAACTTTAGCGAAAATATCAAGTACATCGGAGTCGATGACCGCGACTTGGATTTGTTTGAAGGCCAGTACGTGGTGCCCGAGGGCATGGCGTACAATTCGTACGTGATTGTGGACGAAAAGATTGCCGTGACGGACACGGTGGATGCCCACAAGGTGGGCGAGTGGCTTGCCAATCTGGACGCTGCTCTCGCTGGCCGCAAGCCGGATTACCTGGTGATTCACCACTTGGAACCGGACCACGCCGGCGGTATCGCTGATTTCGTGGCGAAGTACCCGGAGGCGACGCTCGTGGCGTCTGCGAAGGCTTTCGCGCTCTTGCCGCAGTTCATGGCTCTCCCTGAATCGGTCAAGAAGCAGACCGTGAAGGAAGGCGAGACGCTTTCGCTCGGTGCGCACACCTTGCAGTTTATCGGTGCCCCGATGGTGCACTGGCCCGAAGTCCTATTCAGCTACGAGCAGAGCGAAAAGGTCTTGCTCTCGGCCGATGCGTTCGGCAAGTTCGGCGTGTACGATGCCGACCCGGATGACTGGGCCTGCGAAGCCCGCCGTTACTACTTCAACATCGTGGGCAAGTACGGCAACCAGGTGCAGGCGGTTCTCAAGAAGGCTGCCACGCTCGACATCAAGACGATTTGCCCGCTGCATGGCCCGGTGCTCACCGAAAACCTCGGCTACTACATCGACAAGTACAACACCTGGAGCAGCTACGCTCCCGAAGACAAGGGCGTGCTCGTGGCTTACGCCTCGATTTACGGCGGAACCAAGAAGGCCGCGGAATTGCTCGGCGAAAAGCTCAAGGCCGCCGGTGTCGAGAAGGTGGTAGTCTCTGACCTTGCCCGCAGCGACATGGCCGAAGTCATCGAAGACGCCTTCCGCTACGACCGCATGGTGGTGGCTGCCCCCACGTACGACGCGGGCCTTTTCCCGGTGATGGAAGACTTCTTGAATCACTTGAAGGCCAAGAACTACAGTAACCGCAAGGTGGGCATCGTGGAAAACGGCACGTGGGCTCCGATGGCCGCCAAGAAGATGACTGAAATTCTCGCTACGCTCAAGAACGTGACGCTTGCCGAAACGGTGGTGACGGTGAAGTCGACGCTCAGCGCCGAATCCGAAGCGGCGATGGACAAACTCGTTCAAGAACTTGTGTAG
- a CDS encoding SIMPL domain-containing protein — protein sequence MQSRVKETVILAVAILCLGAFFYRAQIDVKDRDRVVFVRGLAEREVPADFVIWPIVYKEVGNDLAELSATLQSKTQILEKFLLENGVKKENITYSTPAIVDADGELYSGGKHNYRYVATVVATVATNDVALVRKTMEKQGELLKHGIAFSGSDYQYRTIYSFNGLNEIKPAMIDEATKNARTAAEKFAKDSDSKLGKIKTATQGVFSIENRDENTPYIKKVRVVTNVQYFLED from the coding sequence ATGCAATCAAGAGTTAAAGAGACTGTCATTCTGGCAGTGGCCATTTTGTGCCTGGGTGCATTTTTCTATCGCGCGCAAATCGATGTCAAGGACCGCGACCGCGTGGTGTTCGTGCGCGGCCTTGCTGAACGCGAAGTACCGGCTGATTTCGTGATTTGGCCGATCGTTTACAAAGAAGTGGGCAACGACCTTGCGGAACTTTCTGCAACGCTACAGTCCAAGACGCAGATACTTGAAAAGTTCCTGCTCGAAAACGGCGTTAAAAAAGAAAACATTACTTACTCGACCCCGGCCATAGTCGATGCCGATGGCGAACTGTACAGCGGCGGTAAACATAATTACCGCTATGTGGCAACCGTGGTTGCAACTGTTGCGACAAACGATGTGGCCCTTGTCCGCAAGACCATGGAAAAGCAGGGCGAACTCCTGAAACATGGAATAGCCTTTAGCGGTAGCGATTACCAGTACCGCACCATTTATAGCTTTAACGGCCTCAACGAAATCAAGCCTGCCATGATTGACGAAGCGACTAAGAACGCGCGCACCGCTGCCGAAAAATTTGCCAAGGATTCCGACAGCAAGCTTGGCAAAATCAAGACGGCTACGCAGGGCGTGTTCTCCATTGAAAACCGCGACGAAAATACGCCGTACATCAAGAAAGTCCGCGTCGTGACGAACGTGCAGTATTTCTTGGAAGATTAG